In Salinarimonas sp., a genomic segment contains:
- a CDS encoding ACT domain-containing protein, which translates to MTIEMVLSVIARDRPGLVNRLAAEIVAQRGNWIDSSMARLGGDFAGIVRVALPEENAGALEAGLTRLAEEGVTVLARRSEGPAVPAGQRAVLELTCSDHPGIVRDISDRLAARRVSIDELETQVFTGSMSGEALFSAKARIVIPDGVSATAVREDLERIGLDMMAEIVLREAE; encoded by the coding sequence GTGACGATCGAGATGGTGCTCAGCGTGATCGCGCGCGACCGGCCGGGCCTGGTGAACCGCCTCGCGGCGGAGATCGTCGCGCAGAGGGGCAACTGGATCGATTCGTCCATGGCCCGCCTCGGCGGCGACTTCGCCGGCATCGTGCGCGTGGCGCTGCCGGAGGAGAACGCCGGCGCGCTCGAGGCGGGGCTCACGCGCCTGGCGGAGGAGGGCGTCACGGTCCTGGCCCGGCGCTCGGAGGGGCCGGCCGTGCCCGCGGGCCAGCGCGCCGTGCTGGAGCTCACCTGCTCGGATCATCCCGGCATCGTGCGCGACATCTCGGACCGCCTCGCCGCGCGCCGCGTGAGCATCGACGAGCTCGAGACGCAGGTCTTCACCGGCTCGATGTCCGGCGAGGCGCTGTTCTCGGCCAAGGCGCGGATCGTCATCCCCGACGGCGTCTCGGCCACCGCCGTGCGCGAGGACCTCGAGCGGATCGGCCTCGACATGATGGCGGAGATCGTGCTGCGCGAGGCGGAGTGA
- a CDS encoding DUF202 domain-containing protein, giving the protein MSDHATPPRDDADASRRHRDDLAEDRTRLANERTLAAWWRTAMAAIAAAVVFPRLFSEIEPDWLIRAGATVLAFVALLMLGVGWRRYSVTTRRIGANHVGPFSRLPLAIGTLLLAAVALLAGGLAWLS; this is encoded by the coding sequence GTGTCCGACCACGCCACCCCGCCACGCGACGACGCCGACGCGTCGCGCCGCCACCGCGACGATCTGGCCGAGGACCGCACGCGGCTGGCCAACGAGCGCACGCTCGCCGCCTGGTGGCGCACCGCCATGGCGGCGATCGCGGCGGCGGTCGTCTTCCCGCGCCTGTTCTCCGAGATCGAGCCCGACTGGCTGATCCGCGCCGGCGCGACCGTGCTCGCCTTCGTCGCGCTGCTGATGCTCGGCGTCGGCTGGCGGCGCTACAGCGTGACGACGCGGCGCATCGGCGCGAACCATGTCGGACCGTTCTCGCGCCTGCCGCTCGCGATCGGCACGCTGCTCCTCGCCGCGGTGGCGCTCCTCGCCGGCGGCCTCGCGTGGCTGTCTTAA
- the flhA gene encoding flagellar biosynthesis protein FlhA — translation MSEAGASTAGEATGARAGGLSGLGALTRRTDLFLALGVMGILVVLVFPLPAIVLDLLLAVSIIFSVLILMTALFIEEPLEFSSFPTVLLIATMLRLALNLASTRLILSYGHEGTDAAGHVIEAFGGFVMGGNFVIGVVVFAILVLVNFVVITKGSGRIAEVAARFTLDAMPGKQMAIDADLSAGIIDDAQAKARRQKLEDESTFFGAMDGASKFVRGDAIAGLLITLINVIGGIVIGVAQMQMTFGDAAHSYTMLTVGDGLVSQIPALIVSTAAGLLVSKAGVKGAADKALGKQLAHYPKALGMSAAVMGAIALLPGIPFIPFMSLAVAAGAMAWHFGKKAKERAAEEAAAEAAKQKEAAADGDVAPGEPPISETLKIDDVKIEIGYALLPLVNGRAGDGVDRLTEQIKALRRQLAAELGFVMPSVRILDNVQLEANAYVIRVKEIEAGRGVVYPDQFMAIDPMGGQVQLPGQHMLEPTFGLPATWIDAGLRDQAQLKGYTVVDAATVLSTHLTEVIKANMAELLSHPEVQKLLRDLPKEHADLVKEMVPSQITATGIQRVLQLLLAERVSIRDLGTILEGVSEVVGGTRSPREIVEHVRQRLARQICAQYTGPNGVLPIVTLSPAWESAFMESLVGQGEERQLAMQPSRLGEFVNAVRDRFEDAARQGEMPVLVTSAQARPYVRSIIERFRRETPVISQAEIHTRARLKTVGSV, via the coding sequence ATGAGCGAGGCGGGGGCTTCCACGGCGGGCGAGGCGACGGGCGCGCGGGCGGGCGGATTGTCCGGGCTGGGCGCGCTCACGCGGCGCACGGACCTGTTCCTGGCGCTCGGCGTCATGGGCATCCTCGTGGTGCTCGTCTTCCCGCTGCCGGCGATCGTGCTCGACCTGCTGCTCGCGGTCTCGATCATCTTCTCCGTGCTGATCCTGATGACGGCGCTGTTCATCGAGGAGCCGCTGGAATTCTCGTCCTTCCCGACGGTGCTGCTCATCGCGACCATGCTGCGGCTCGCGCTGAACCTCGCCTCGACGCGCTTGATCCTCTCCTACGGCCACGAGGGCACGGACGCGGCGGGCCACGTCATCGAGGCCTTCGGCGGCTTCGTGATGGGCGGCAACTTCGTCATCGGCGTCGTCGTCTTCGCCATCCTGGTGCTCGTCAACTTCGTCGTCATCACCAAGGGCTCGGGCCGCATCGCCGAGGTCGCGGCGCGCTTCACCCTCGACGCCATGCCCGGCAAGCAGATGGCGATCGACGCCGATCTCTCGGCCGGCATCATCGACGACGCGCAGGCCAAGGCGCGCCGCCAGAAGCTCGAGGACGAATCGACCTTCTTCGGCGCCATGGACGGCGCCTCGAAGTTCGTGCGCGGCGACGCCATCGCGGGCCTCCTGATCACGCTGATCAACGTCATCGGCGGCATCGTCATCGGCGTCGCGCAGATGCAGATGACCTTCGGCGACGCCGCCCATTCCTACACGATGCTGACGGTGGGCGACGGCCTCGTCTCGCAGATCCCGGCGCTGATCGTCTCGACCGCGGCGGGCCTCCTCGTCTCCAAGGCCGGCGTCAAGGGCGCGGCCGACAAGGCGCTCGGCAAGCAGCTCGCGCATTATCCGAAGGCGCTGGGCATGTCCGCGGCCGTGATGGGCGCCATCGCCCTTCTGCCGGGCATCCCCTTCATTCCCTTCATGTCGCTCGCCGTCGCGGCCGGCGCGATGGCCTGGCATTTCGGCAAGAAGGCCAAGGAGCGCGCCGCCGAGGAGGCGGCGGCCGAGGCCGCGAAGCAGAAGGAGGCCGCCGCCGACGGCGACGTCGCGCCGGGCGAGCCGCCGATTTCCGAGACCTTGAAGATCGACGACGTCAAGATCGAGATCGGCTACGCGCTCCTGCCGCTGGTCAACGGGCGCGCCGGCGACGGCGTCGACCGGCTGACCGAGCAGATCAAGGCCCTGCGTCGCCAGCTCGCCGCCGAGCTCGGCTTCGTGATGCCGAGCGTGCGCATCCTCGATAACGTGCAGCTCGAGGCCAACGCCTACGTCATCCGCGTCAAGGAGATCGAGGCGGGCCGCGGCGTGGTCTATCCCGACCAGTTCATGGCCATCGACCCGATGGGCGGCCAGGTGCAGCTGCCGGGCCAGCACATGCTGGAGCCGACCTTCGGCCTGCCCGCCACCTGGATCGACGCGGGCCTGCGCGACCAGGCGCAGCTCAAGGGCTACACGGTGGTGGACGCCGCCACCGTGCTCTCGACCCATCTCACCGAGGTGATCAAGGCCAACATGGCCGAGCTCCTCTCCCACCCCGAGGTGCAGAAGCTCTTGCGCGACCTGCCCAAGGAGCACGCCGACCTCGTCAAGGAGATGGTGCCCTCGCAGATCACCGCGACCGGCATCCAGCGGGTGCTCCAGCTGCTGCTCGCCGAGCGCGTCTCGATCCGCGACCTCGGCACCATCCTCGAGGGCGTCTCCGAGGTGGTGGGCGGCACGCGCTCGCCGCGCGAGATCGTCGAGCACGTGCGCCAGCGCCTCGCGCGCCAGATCTGCGCGCAGTACACCGGCCCGAACGGCGTCCTGCCCATCGTCACGCTCTCGCCCGCCTGGGAGAGCGCCTTTATGGAGAGTCTCGTCGGCCAGGGCGAGGAGCGCCAGCTCGCCATGCAGCCCTCCAGGCTCGGCGAGTTCGTCAACGCCGTGCGCGACCGCTTCGAGGACGCCGCCCGCCAGGGCGAGATGCCCGTTCTCGTCACCTCCGCCCAGGCCCGGCCCTACGTGCGCTCCATCATCGAGCGCTTCCGCCGCGAGACGCCGGTGATCAGCCAGGCGGAGATCCACACGCGGGCGCGGTTGAAGACGGTGGGGAGCGTGTGA
- a CDS encoding type II toxin-antitoxin system ParD family antitoxin: MPTEMELEPRLEEIVAQLVRSGRYQTKSDVLREGIRLVQEQEAKLATLDAAIARGLAEADSGNTLPAADVFAELRAKYGSSDT; encoded by the coding sequence ATGCCGACCGAGATGGAACTCGAGCCGAGGCTCGAAGAGATCGTCGCGCAGCTCGTGCGATCGGGCCGCTACCAGACGAAGAGCGACGTCCTTCGCGAAGGGATACGGCTCGTCCAGGAGCAGGAGGCCAAGCTAGCGACCTTGGACGCCGCCATCGCCCGCGGACTTGCCGAGGCCGATTCGGGAAATACGCTTCCCGCTGCAGACGTCTTTGCGGAGCTGCGTGCCAAGTACGGCTCCTCCGACACGTGA
- a CDS encoding type II toxin-antitoxin system RelE/ParE family toxin has protein sequence MRSRGRASASRTLPYRFSLVPRYERSGVRRRVVGDYLVFYRAREDAVEIVHVLHGATDYAAILFPES, from the coding sequence ATGAGATCGAGGGGGCGCGCCTCGGCCTCGCGGACTTTACCGTACCGCTTTTCGCTCGTCCCTCGATACGAGCGGAGCGGCGTTCGAAGGCGCGTCGTCGGCGACTATCTCGTCTTCTATCGTGCTCGCGAGGATGCAGTGGAAATCGTGCATGTGCTGCACGGAGCAACGGACTACGCGGCGATCCTGTTTCCGGAATCGTGA
- a CDS encoding Acg family FMN-binding oxidoreductase produces MSAAASLYEEALAAQRAPLAETPEPRELVRYATLAASGHNTQPWRFRLRADRIDVEPDLSRRTPVVDPDDHHLYASIGAVTEALVLSARARGIAAEAAYDDAGEGRVVVDLRPGATPPRDEARLFAAIPERQCTRSLYDGRPAAVNAIDRMVAAAATHGVELIYVSHPTRLEQLTELIVAGNAMQMDDSGFVGELKSWLRYAPRDAVARGDGLYGPCAGNPTLPAWLGPLVLPLVFRKSPETKKLLRQIRSSSGLLVFVASEDTRAGHVAAGRAYQRAALQATADGLKLAFVNQTVEVPAQRAKLCELLGLGDRRPNLVLRVGHAPAMPKSLRRPVEEVVLAE; encoded by the coding sequence ATGTCCGCTGCCGCATCCTTGTACGAGGAGGCGCTCGCCGCCCAGCGCGCGCCGCTCGCCGAGACGCCAGAGCCGCGCGAGCTCGTGCGCTACGCCACGCTGGCCGCGAGCGGGCACAACACCCAGCCCTGGCGCTTCCGCTTGCGGGCCGATCGCATCGACGTCGAGCCGGACCTCTCGCGGCGCACGCCCGTGGTCGATCCCGACGACCATCACCTCTACGCCAGCATCGGCGCGGTGACGGAGGCGCTCGTCCTGTCCGCTCGTGCGCGCGGCATCGCGGCGGAGGCGGCGTACGACGATGCGGGGGAGGGGCGCGTCGTCGTCGACCTGCGACCCGGCGCGACGCCGCCGCGGGACGAGGCGCGGCTCTTCGCGGCCATTCCCGAGCGGCAATGCACCCGCAGCCTCTACGACGGCCGGCCTGCCGCGGTGAACGCCATCGATCGCATGGTCGCGGCGGCGGCGACGCACGGGGTCGAGCTGATCTACGTCTCGCATCCGACGCGGCTCGAGCAGCTCACCGAGCTGATCGTCGCGGGCAACGCCATGCAGATGGACGATTCCGGCTTCGTCGGCGAGCTGAAGTCCTGGCTGCGCTACGCCCCGCGCGACGCGGTCGCGCGCGGGGACGGGCTCTACGGGCCCTGCGCCGGAAACCCGACGCTGCCCGCCTGGCTCGGGCCGCTCGTCCTGCCGCTGGTCTTCCGCAAGAGCCCCGAGACGAAGAAGCTCCTGCGCCAGATCCGCTCCTCCTCCGGCCTCCTCGTCTTCGTCGCCTCCGAGGACACCCGCGCGGGCCACGTCGCCGCGGGCCGCGCCTACCAGCGCGCCGCGCTCCAGGCCACCGCCGACGGCCTGAAGCTCGCCTTCGTCAACCAGACGGTCGAGGTGCCGGCGCAGCGGGCGAAGCTGTGCGAGCTGCTCGGGCTCGGCGACCGCCGGCCGAACCTGGTTCTTCGGGTCGGCCATGCGCCGGCCATGCCGAAATCGCTGCGCCGGCCGGTGGAGGAGGTGGTGCTGGCGGAATGA
- a CDS encoding DoxX family protein, which yields MRDVTTAPAAPARSGAESGLAGLVHRAIALMDRLPWSVTALALRIFPAAVFWQSGRTKVEGLALKDSTFFLFEHEYALPVIDPAHAAYLATIAEHVFPVLLVIGLATRFSALALLIMTAVIQVFVYPGAWVTHGLWAATFLALIAKGPGVASLDHLLRRRYGA from the coding sequence ATGAGAGACGTCACGACCGCCCCCGCCGCTCCGGCCCGATCCGGCGCCGAGTCGGGCCTCGCCGGCCTCGTCCACCGGGCGATCGCGCTGATGGACCGCCTGCCCTGGTCCGTGACGGCTTTGGCGCTGCGGATCTTCCCGGCGGCCGTGTTCTGGCAGTCCGGCCGCACCAAGGTCGAGGGCCTCGCGCTCAAGGATTCGACCTTCTTCCTGTTCGAGCACGAATACGCGCTGCCCGTGATCGACCCGGCGCACGCGGCCTATCTCGCGACCATCGCCGAGCACGTCTTCCCCGTGCTTCTCGTGATCGGGCTCGCCACGCGCTTCTCGGCGCTGGCGCTCCTGATCATGACGGCGGTGATCCAGGTCTTCGTCTATCCCGGCGCGTGGGTGACCCACGGCCTCTGGGCGGCGACCTTCCTCGCGCTGATCGCAAAGGGACCGGGCGTCGCGTCCCTCGACCATCTCCTGCGCAGGCGCTACGGCGCCTGA
- a CDS encoding DNA-binding domain-containing protein — translation MPARPDLFEAEIRAAVLAGADVPAGLTARHPSQVARRFAVYRNNVAVGLVDALATRFPVVLRLVGEAFFRATARAFVAEHPPRSPVLTFYGDAFPDFLAAFPPAARLPYLADVARLEAARTHSYHAADAEPLVADALAAIAERDPTTWGLALHPAVRLVASPRPIVSLWAMNQPGATPGPLASRAPETALVARPRLEVRVAAAEPGEGAFLAACAAGASYSDAVGAALDTGEAFDPGRALARVLALGLAAGIATEPTELTTGETA, via the coding sequence ATGCCCGCGCGTCCTGACCTCTTCGAGGCCGAGATCCGCGCGGCGGTGCTCGCGGGCGCGGACGTTCCCGCGGGGCTGACGGCGCGCCATCCTTCGCAGGTGGCGCGGCGTTTCGCCGTCTACCGCAACAACGTCGCGGTCGGCCTCGTCGACGCGCTCGCGACGCGCTTTCCCGTCGTGCTGAGGCTCGTCGGCGAGGCGTTCTTCCGCGCCACGGCCCGCGCCTTCGTGGCGGAGCATCCGCCGCGCTCGCCGGTGCTGACGTTCTACGGCGACGCCTTCCCCGATTTCCTCGCCGCCTTCCCGCCCGCGGCGCGCCTGCCCTACCTCGCCGACGTCGCGCGGCTGGAGGCGGCCCGCACCCATTCCTACCACGCCGCCGACGCCGAGCCGCTCGTGGCGGACGCCCTCGCGGCGATCGCCGAGCGGGATCCGACGACCTGGGGCCTCGCGCTGCACCCGGCCGTGCGCCTCGTCGCCTCGCCGCGTCCGATCGTGAGCCTGTGGGCGATGAACCAGCCCGGGGCCACGCCCGGCCCGCTCGCTTCGCGCGCGCCGGAGACCGCCCTCGTCGCGCGCCCGCGCCTCGAGGTGCGCGTCGCCGCCGCCGAGCCGGGGGAGGGCGCCTTCCTCGCCGCCTGCGCCGCGGGGGCGAGCTATTCCGACGCCGTGGGCGCGGCCCTCGACACCGGGGAGGCCTTCGATCCCGGCCGGGCGCTCGCCCGCGTCCTGGCGCTCGGACTCGCCGCGGGAATCGCCACGGAACCGACCGAACTGACGACTGGAGAGACCGCATGA
- a CDS encoding DUF692 domain-containing protein codes for MTRLPRDAGIGFKALHYEAILEERPALGFLEVHAENYMGAGGPSHARLARLRADYALSVHGVGLSIGGAGPLDEAHLARVKAVCDRYEPESFSEHLAWSTHEGAYLNDLLPLPYTEETLARVCAHIDQVQERLGRRLLLENPSTYLTFEASTWEETAFLAEIARRTGCGLLLDVNNVFVSATNHGTSPQAYLDAFPIGAVGEIHLGGHAAEEIEGAPFLIDAHGTPVADPVWALFEAVIARTGPLPTLVEWDNDVPAFPVLHAEATRARSVLRRHAERPHARAS; via the coding sequence ATGACCCGCCTGCCCCGCGACGCCGGAATCGGCTTCAAGGCCCTGCACTACGAGGCGATCCTGGAGGAGCGCCCCGCGCTCGGCTTTCTCGAGGTGCACGCCGAGAACTACATGGGCGCCGGCGGCCCGTCGCACGCCCGCCTCGCGCGGCTGCGCGCGGACTACGCGCTTTCGGTCCACGGCGTCGGGCTCTCGATCGGCGGCGCGGGCCCCCTCGACGAGGCGCATCTCGCCCGGGTGAAGGCCGTGTGCGACCGCTACGAGCCGGAGAGCTTCTCCGAGCACCTCGCCTGGTCGACCCACGAGGGCGCCTATCTCAACGACCTCCTGCCCTTGCCCTATACCGAGGAGACGCTCGCGCGGGTGTGCGCGCATATCGACCAGGTGCAGGAGCGGCTTGGGCGACGCCTGCTGCTGGAGAACCCCTCGACCTATCTCACCTTCGAGGCGTCGACCTGGGAGGAGACCGCCTTCCTCGCCGAGATCGCGCGGCGCACCGGCTGCGGGCTGCTGCTCGACGTCAACAACGTCTTCGTCTCGGCGACGAACCACGGGACGTCGCCGCAGGCCTATCTCGACGCCTTCCCCATTGGCGCCGTCGGCGAGATCCATCTCGGCGGCCACGCCGCGGAGGAGATCGAGGGCGCGCCCTTCCTGATCGACGCGCACGGGACGCCCGTCGCCGACCCGGTCTGGGCCCTGTTCGAGGCGGTGATCGCCCGCACGGGCCCGCTGCCGACGCTGGTCGAATGGGACAACGACGTCCCAGCTTTCCCCGTCCTCCACGCCGAGGCGACGCGGGCGCGCAGCGTCCTGCGCCGGCATGCGGAGCGCCCTCATGCCCGCGCGTCCTGA
- a CDS encoding DUF2282 domain-containing protein has protein sequence MNSKTKLALAGSVAAALSLAAAPSFAQSATMEKCYGVALAGENDCAAGPGTTCSGTSTVDYQGNAWKLVPAGTCTDIDTPFGPGSLEEIERPA, from the coding sequence ATGAACTCGAAGACCAAGCTCGCGCTCGCCGGTTCCGTCGCCGCCGCGCTCTCGCTCGCCGCCGCCCCCTCCTTCGCGCAGTCCGCGACGATGGAGAAGTGCTACGGCGTGGCGCTCGCCGGCGAGAACGACTGCGCCGCGGGCCCCGGCACGACCTGTTCCGGCACCTCCACCGTCGACTACCAGGGCAACGCCTGGAAGCTCGTCCCGGCCGGCACCTGCACCGACATCGACACGCCCTTCGGCCCGGGGTCGCTCGAGGAGATCGAGCGCCCGGCGTAA
- a CDS encoding PRC-barrel domain-containing protein has translation MTAFRTMLALAAATALGAATLPATAQTATMTETETMETEATGALGEVSQVFRMAGDLDDIEIYGINDEEIGEIENVVVDAEGTHYIVVDVGGFLDIGDETVAIPMDRFAARGEESLVLVGMTEEELEALAEAGEEMADEMSGMRVLGAEDEIVIREMM, from the coding sequence ATGACGGCTTTCCGCACCATGCTCGCCCTCGCCGCCGCCACCGCGCTCGGCGCCGCCACCCTTCCGGCGACCGCCCAGACGGCGACCATGACCGAGACGGAGACGATGGAGACCGAGGCGACCGGCGCCCTCGGCGAGGTCTCGCAGGTCTTCCGCATGGCCGGCGATCTCGACGACATCGAGATCTACGGCATCAACGACGAGGAGATCGGCGAGATCGAGAACGTCGTCGTCGACGCCGAAGGCACGCATTACATCGTCGTCGACGTCGGCGGATTCCTCGACATCGGCGACGAGACGGTCGCCATCCCGATGGACCGCTTCGCGGCCCGCGGCGAGGAGAGCCTCGTCCTCGTCGGCATGACCGAGGAGGAGCTCGAGGCGCTGGCCGAGGCCGGCGAGGAGATGGCGGACGAGATGTCCGGCATGCGCGTCCTCGGCGCCGAGGACGAGATCGTGATCCGCGAGATGATGTGA
- a CDS encoding universal stress protein, with translation MISTIVVAVDGSEHQDAVLALAGEIAAKQGARIVLAHALLRAVPYGELYALAERLGFLDRVKDELDQAAATPVMPAAAMGGAIPVIMVSPETLEHMANEVVASARAKLDGLGVPIETRISDKAPAEALVEIATQEKADVLVLGSRGLGRVQGFLLGSVSQRVLHEAPCACLVVK, from the coding sequence ATGATCTCGACCATCGTCGTCGCTGTCGACGGATCGGAACACCAGGACGCCGTGCTCGCGCTCGCGGGGGAGATCGCGGCGAAGCAGGGGGCGCGAATCGTCCTCGCGCACGCGCTCCTGCGCGCGGTGCCCTACGGCGAGCTCTACGCGCTCGCCGAGCGGCTCGGCTTCCTCGACCGGGTCAAGGACGAGCTCGATCAGGCCGCCGCGACGCCGGTGATGCCGGCGGCCGCCATGGGCGGGGCCATCCCCGTGATCATGGTCTCGCCCGAGACGCTGGAGCACATGGCGAACGAGGTGGTCGCCTCGGCCCGGGCGAAGCTCGACGGGCTCGGCGTGCCGATCGAGACCCGCATCTCGGACAAGGCGCCGGCGGAGGCGCTCGTCGAGATCGCCACGCAGGAGAAGGCGGACGTGCTGGTGCTCGGCAGCCGCGGCCTCGGGCGCGTCCAGGGCTTCCTCCTCGGCAGCGTCTCGCAGCGCGTGCTGCACGAGGCGCCCTGCGCCTGCCTCGTGGTGAAGTGA
- a CDS encoding VTT domain-containing protein — translation MSGGILRPGETAWTIARAERAVALIDAAAAFGAMRAAMLKARRRILVVGWDIDSRTPLVGEAYEPADGLPRALGPFLTALVERRPKLKIDLLLWDYALLYGFERELLPEVRLDWSTPRQIRARLDDVLPIGASHHQKLVVVDGALAFCGGLDLAIRRWDTRAHALDDDRRRDPDGAPYRPFHDAQMMVDGEAAGALAALAEARWRQAEGGYAAAPKLPKAVAPERRRRAPPNEPDLWPEGLEPDFRGVAVGIARTRPAFAGAPAIREVEALYVASVAAAERTIYVENQFLTRDSVVRALIRRLAEVPALEVLIVAPNVHQSWLEEHAMNAGRRRFMALIRDSGFADRVRLAFPALPDDPTGEGVMVHAKLMIVDDRLLRIGSANLNNRSMGLDTECDLAIEAGTEAERAAIRRIRDGLIAEHAGVSPEEVAEAIAREGSLFSALDTLPSEGRRLAPIDLGPTEDGELARRIGELADPERPIATPAFGAEMFAGQPAQRALTRTMKLVLLGAAIVALVALWRFTPVSDYTDPSALVGRLEALGAGPLAPLVVIAAFVLGGLVVFPVTVLIAVTGMMFAPGPALAIATTGVLLSAGATYFVGRALGRKALEKRMGRRARDISKALADRGVIAVAALRMLPVAPFTLVNLVVGASRIGLVDYLVGTALGMAPGLVMLTLLGTQLAEVLTSPEPGELLLLGVAVAGWLALSVGLQVLVYRLKKRRRRKAQ, via the coding sequence ATGAGCGGGGGCATTCTCAGGCCGGGCGAGACGGCGTGGACGATCGCGCGGGCCGAGAGGGCCGTGGCGCTGATCGACGCGGCAGCCGCCTTCGGCGCCATGCGCGCCGCGATGCTGAAGGCGCGCCGGCGCATCCTCGTCGTCGGCTGGGACATCGACAGCCGCACGCCCCTCGTCGGCGAGGCGTACGAGCCCGCCGACGGGCTGCCGCGGGCGCTCGGGCCCTTCCTCACGGCGCTGGTCGAGCGCCGCCCGAAGCTGAAGATCGACCTGCTGCTCTGGGACTACGCCCTGCTCTACGGCTTCGAGCGCGAGCTCCTGCCGGAGGTGAGGCTCGACTGGTCGACGCCGCGCCAGATCCGCGCCCGGCTCGACGACGTGCTGCCGATCGGGGCGAGCCATCACCAGAAGCTCGTCGTCGTCGACGGCGCGCTCGCCTTCTGCGGCGGGCTCGACCTCGCCATCCGCCGCTGGGACACGCGCGCGCACGCTCTCGACGACGACCGCCGGCGCGACCCCGACGGCGCGCCCTACAGGCCCTTCCACGACGCGCAGATGATGGTCGACGGCGAGGCGGCCGGCGCTCTCGCCGCGCTCGCCGAGGCGCGCTGGCGCCAGGCGGAGGGCGGCTACGCGGCGGCGCCGAAGCTGCCCAAGGCGGTGGCGCCCGAGCGTCGCCGCCGTGCGCCGCCGAACGAGCCCGACCTCTGGCCGGAGGGCCTGGAGCCGGACTTCCGGGGCGTGGCCGTCGGCATCGCCCGCACCCGCCCCGCCTTCGCCGGCGCGCCGGCGATCCGGGAGGTCGAGGCCTTGTACGTCGCCTCCGTCGCGGCCGCCGAGCGGACGATCTACGTCGAGAACCAGTTCCTCACCCGCGACAGCGTGGTGCGGGCGCTCATCCGCCGCCTGGCCGAGGTTCCCGCGCTGGAGGTGCTGATCGTCGCGCCCAACGTGCACCAGAGCTGGCTCGAGGAGCACGCCATGAACGCCGGGCGCCGCCGCTTCATGGCGCTCATTCGCGACAGCGGCTTCGCGGACCGGGTGCGGCTCGCCTTCCCCGCCCTCCCCGACGATCCGACGGGAGAGGGCGTGATGGTCCACGCCAAGCTGATGATCGTCGACGATCGCCTGCTGCGCATCGGCTCCGCCAACCTCAACAACCGCTCCATGGGCCTCGACACCGAGTGCGATCTCGCCATCGAGGCCGGAACGGAGGCCGAGCGCGCCGCGATCCGCCGGATCCGCGACGGGCTGATCGCCGAGCATGCCGGCGTCTCGCCGGAGGAGGTCGCCGAGGCGATCGCGCGGGAGGGCTCGCTGTTTTCCGCGCTCGACACCCTGCCGAGCGAGGGCCGGCGGCTCGCGCCGATCGATCTCGGACCGACCGAAGACGGCGAGCTCGCCCGACGCATCGGCGAGCTCGCCGATCCCGAGCGGCCCATCGCGACGCCCGCCTTCGGCGCCGAGATGTTCGCCGGCCAGCCGGCGCAGCGGGCGCTGACGCGGACGATGAAGCTCGTGCTGCTCGGCGCGGCGATCGTCGCGCTCGTGGCCTTGTGGCGCTTCACGCCCGTGTCGGACTACACCGATCCGTCCGCGCTGGTCGGGCGCCTGGAGGCGCTGGGCGCGGGCCCGCTCGCGCCGCTCGTCGTCATCGCCGCCTTCGTCCTGGGCGGGCTCGTCGTGTTTCCGGTCACCGTGCTCATCGCGGTGACCGGCATGATGTTCGCCCCCGGCCCCGCCCTCGCCATCGCCACTACCGGCGTCCTCCTCAGCGCCGGGGCGACGTATTTCGTCGGCCGCGCACTGGGGCGGAAGGCGCTGGAGAAGCGCATGGGCCGGCGCGCCCGCGACATCTCGAAGGCGCTCGCCGACCGCGGCGTGATCGCGGTGGCGGCCTTGCGCATGCTCCCCGTGGCGCCGTTCACGCTCGTCAACCTCGTCGTCGGCGCGAGCCGGATCGGGCTCGTGGACTACCTCGTCGGCACGGCGCTCGGCATGGCGCCGGGGCTCGTGATGCTGACCCTGCTCGGCACCCAGCTCGCCGAGGTGCTGACCTCGCCTGAGCCGGGCGAGCTCCTGCTGCTCGGCGTCGCCGTCGCAGGCTGGCTCGCCCTGTCGGTCGGGCTGCAGGTTCTCGTCTACCGCCTGAAGAAGCGGCGCAGACGCAAGGCGCAATGA